The proteins below come from a single Streptomyces sp. MRC013 genomic window:
- a CDS encoding asparaginase → MGRIVVVSTGGTIASRWQGSGFAAEAHGREVVATAAVPEGVTVEVVDLFSVNSPRLTTAHQLTLLHTVHGVLADPGVEGVVVTHGTDTLEESAFLVDLHHGDPRPVVFTGAQSPLGTEDGDGPRNLHDALLTAARCRGLGVLIAFDGKVHAARGTVKTHTLDADAFADPSGAHLGKIGFGKVSVLRHPERPAPLPLPARPGTPPRVDMVMHHTDGDPLLLRAAVEAGAQGLVLVATGAGNATPEVASAVAEATARGVLVALTTRVPAGPVSQIYTHGGAVDLVAAGAVPTGTLRAGQARVAVLAALLATPDAAERVRLLRHALGDPVPAAVPARV, encoded by the coding sequence GTGGGACGGATCGTCGTGGTCAGCACCGGCGGGACGATAGCGAGCCGCTGGCAGGGTTCCGGGTTCGCAGCCGAGGCGCACGGGCGGGAGGTCGTGGCGACGGCCGCCGTACCGGAGGGCGTCACCGTCGAGGTCGTCGACCTGTTCAGCGTCAACAGCCCCCGCCTCACCACCGCCCACCAGCTCACCCTGCTCCACACGGTGCACGGGGTCCTGGCCGACCCCGGCGTCGAGGGCGTCGTCGTCACCCACGGCACCGACACCCTGGAGGAGTCGGCGTTCCTCGTCGACCTCCACCACGGCGACCCGCGTCCGGTCGTCTTCACCGGGGCCCAGTCCCCCCTCGGCACCGAGGACGGGGACGGGCCGCGCAACCTCCACGACGCGCTGCTCACCGCCGCGCGCTGCCGCGGGCTGGGCGTCCTGATCGCCTTCGACGGCAAGGTCCACGCCGCGCGCGGCACGGTCAAGACGCACACCCTCGACGCCGACGCCTTCGCGGACCCGTCCGGTGCCCACCTCGGCAAGATCGGCTTCGGCAAGGTGTCCGTACTGCGACACCCGGAGCGGCCCGCCCCGCTCCCCCTGCCCGCCCGGCCCGGCACGCCGCCGCGCGTCGACATGGTGATGCACCACACCGACGGCGACCCGCTGCTGCTGAGGGCGGCCGTCGAGGCCGGCGCGCAGGGCCTCGTCCTCGTCGCCACCGGCGCCGGCAACGCCACGCCCGAGGTCGCCTCCGCCGTCGCCGAGGCCACCGCACGGGGGGTCCTCGTCGCCCTCACCACCCGGGTGCCGGCCGGACCCGTCTCCCAGATCTACACCCACGGCGGCGCCGTCGACCTCGTCGCCGCGGGCGCCGTCCCCACCGGGACGCTGCGCGCCGGGCAGGCCCGCGTCGCCGTCCTCGCCGCCCTCCTCGCCACCCCCGACGCCGCCGAGCGCGTACGGCTCCTGCGGCACGCCCTCGGCGACCCCGTACCGGCCGCGGTCCCGGCCCGGGTGTGA
- a CDS encoding peptidase, giving the protein MRRHHPPAAALFTAAALLTGALAAAPAAAAPAPEGDAAAASRVVPAAEQRRAAGFWTAERMRGAVPLDPRPALAQWGGATAPAPGGETTTVAPTAAPAGAAGPLAFPQGGGAWTGGGAVVKTSGRVFFTFQGRAASCSANAVTSQNQSTVMTAGHCVKYQGTWHTDWVFVPAYADGRAPYGRWTATRTLTTPRWEASEDVNHDVGAAVVAPLDGRRLTDVTGAQGIRFNGGYNKPMYAFGFPAASPYDGSELVYCSGNSSKDVLFSQDHALGCDMTGGSSGGPWFTGFDEATGTGLQVSVNSFGYTFLPNRMFGPYFGNEAQALYDTAQTS; this is encoded by the coding sequence GTGAGACGCCACCACCCGCCCGCCGCCGCCCTGTTCACCGCGGCGGCCCTCCTCACCGGCGCCCTGGCCGCCGCCCCGGCGGCGGCCGCCCCCGCTCCCGAAGGCGACGCGGCGGCCGCCTCCCGTGTCGTACCGGCCGCCGAGCAGCGGCGCGCGGCCGGGTTCTGGACCGCCGAGCGGATGCGCGGCGCCGTCCCGCTCGACCCGCGCCCCGCCCTCGCCCAGTGGGGCGGGGCCACCGCGCCCGCGCCGGGCGGCGAGACGACGACCGTCGCCCCGACGGCCGCGCCCGCCGGCGCCGCGGGGCCCCTGGCGTTCCCGCAGGGCGGGGGCGCCTGGACCGGCGGCGGCGCGGTCGTGAAGACGTCCGGACGGGTGTTCTTCACCTTCCAGGGCCGCGCCGCGTCCTGCTCCGCCAACGCGGTGACCAGCCAGAACCAGTCCACCGTCATGACGGCGGGGCACTGCGTGAAGTACCAGGGCACCTGGCACACCGACTGGGTCTTCGTCCCCGCGTACGCCGACGGGCGGGCGCCCTACGGCCGGTGGACCGCGACCAGGACGCTCACCACCCCGCGGTGGGAGGCGAGCGAGGACGTCAACCACGACGTCGGCGCCGCCGTCGTCGCCCCGCTCGACGGCCGGAGGCTGACGGACGTCACCGGTGCGCAGGGCATCCGGTTCAACGGCGGCTACAACAAGCCGATGTACGCCTTCGGCTTCCCGGCCGCCTCCCCGTACGACGGCTCCGAACTGGTCTACTGCAGCGGCAACTCCTCCAAGGACGTCCTGTTCTCGCAGGACCACGCCCTCGGCTGCGACATGACCGGCGGGTCCAGCGGCGGCCCCTGGTTCACCGGCTTCGACGAGGCCACCGGGACCGGGCTGCAGGTCTCGGTGAACAGCTTCGGGTACACGTTCCTGCCCAACCGCATGTTCGGGCCGTACTTCGGCAACGAGGCGCAGGCGCTGTACGACACGGCGCAGACCTCCTGA
- a CDS encoding GNAT family N-acetyltransferase, whose translation MIIQPMPFDHPDAVKLNDEVQLEYAERYGGEGDGTPLDPAMFRPPRGLYLMAYDERGRPVATGGWRSMDEDGEGYADGDAELKRMYVVREVRGRGLARRVLARLEEDARAAGRRRMVLETGTRQPEAIALYLSSGYEPCGKFGLYRHHEDSRCFAKPLTGQ comes from the coding sequence ATGATCATACAGCCCATGCCGTTCGACCACCCCGACGCCGTCAAGCTCAACGACGAGGTACAGCTCGAGTACGCCGAGCGGTACGGCGGCGAGGGGGACGGGACCCCTCTGGATCCGGCCATGTTCCGGCCGCCGCGCGGCCTCTACCTGATGGCGTACGACGAGCGCGGGCGTCCGGTCGCGACGGGCGGCTGGCGGTCGATGGACGAGGACGGCGAGGGGTACGCGGACGGCGACGCCGAGTTGAAGCGGATGTACGTGGTCCGCGAGGTGCGCGGCCGGGGCCTGGCCCGGCGGGTCCTGGCCCGCCTGGAGGAGGACGCCCGTGCGGCGGGGCGGCGGCGGATGGTCCTGGAGACGGGGACCAGGCAGCCGGAGGCCATCGCGCTGTACCTGTCCAGCGGCTACGAGCCGTGCGGGAAGTTCGGCCTGTACCGCCATCACGAGGACAGCCGCTGTTTCGCCAAACCGCTGACGGGTCAGTAA